Part of the Bryobacteraceae bacterium genome is shown below.
ACTACACGCGCGAGGGCGACATGGCGGCTGCGGTCAGCGTGAATCCGGACGGCGCGGTCACCCACGTCACCCGCAACGTGGCGCCGTAGCCGCGGGCTTACGCGGCGGCGGCTAGTTCTTGCCGAGCTCTTCCCACAGCCCCGGGAAAGTCCGGTCCCACATCCGGCCCGGACCCCACCCGGCGAGAGACTCGAGTTTCACGGCTCCCTTGGCGGCGTCGGCGTTTTTGCCCTCGCGGCGCAGATCGCTCAACTGCATCTTCAGCGTTTCGAAGGACTGCTTCCAGGCGAGGAGATCGGCCCGCTTCATCACCGGACCGTGACCCGGAATCACGGTGTCGAAGTCGAGTTCCAGCGCGCGGTCGAGCGTCCGCGTCCAGGCGACTCCGGAGCCGCCCGAGCTGTAATCGATGAACGGCGCGCCAGCGACGAACAGGTCGCCGGTGTGAATGACGCGCCGGGCAGGGAAGTGCATCACGGCGTCGGTCCTGGTGTGTCCGCGGCCGAAGTGGTTCGCCGTGACGACCTTGCCGCCGAGCTTCACCGTGAGCCGGTCGTGGAACGCAAGCCGCGGAGCCCCGGGCATTTTCTTTTCTTCCATCAACTGCTGCGCATTCTCGTGGGCCACCACTTCCACCCCGGCGGCGAGGAACCTGGCGTTGCCGCCGCTGTGGTCGCCGTGCAGGTGAGTGTTCAACACATAGCGAACCGGCGCGGCGGTGATCCCTTTGACCTTGTCGAGAATCTGCTGGTAGTTTTGCTCGAACTTGTCGTCGACCAGCACGACGCCTTCGTCGGTGACGTAGACGC
Proteins encoded:
- a CDS encoding MBL fold metallo-hydrolase, which produces MLASTWIRVLGLAAGAAGLWVARTQQPPQELTVTKVADDLHVIVGSGGNVGVYVTDEGVVLVDDKFEQNYQQILDKVKGITAAPVRYVLNTHLHGDHSGGNARFLAAGVEVVAHENAQQLMEEKKMPGAPRLAFHDRLTVKLGGKVVTANHFGRGHTRTDAVMHFPARRVIHTGDLFVAGAPFIDYSSGGSGVAWTRTLDRALELDFDTVIPGHGPVMKRADLLAWKQSFETLKMQLSDLRREGKNADAAKGAVKLESLAGWGPGRMWDRTFPGLWEELGKN